The Diadema setosum chromosome 1, eeDiaSeto1, whole genome shotgun sequence genome has a window encoding:
- the LOC140246037 gene encoding uncharacterized protein, with the protein MTTGMAIPRVKIQNSNPLTLDERLVYGNIPRWIAEGVEIQEIRIPQAAYAKQLRTLPPLYSGFSSGIVRYGAAPRQASHVKPVPLRSPWAGSVGEGLTAYVSRSHEPSHYSDNPYVYSSPELGQQSSRRSWRSNVYNQHAKEGFKFWLEEKKPVSKSQKYTFGTYKTNLGLGNAPRN; encoded by the exons ATGACGACCGGCATGGCAATCCCGAGAGTGAAGATTCAGAACTCTAACCCACTAACTCTAGACGAGAG GTTGGTATATGGCAACATACCACGGTGGATCGCAGAGGGCGTAGAGATCCAAGAGATTCGAATCCCACAGGCAGCTTACGCCAAGCAGCTAAGAACG CTTCCCCCTCTGTACTCTGGCTTCAGCTCGGGAATCGTTCGCTACGGGGCGGCTCCCCGTCAGGCATCTCATGTCAAACCAGTGCCTCTTAGATCACCCTGGGCGGGATCGGTTGGTGAAGGGCTGACAGCATACG TTTCCCGCAGCCACGAGCCGTCGCACTATTCAGACAATCCCTACGTGTACTCATCACCAGAGCTAGGACAGCAGTCATCTAGACGGTCATGGAGAAGCAATGTGTACAACCAACACGCCAAGGAAGGTTTCAAGTTCTGGTTGGAAGAGAAAAAGCCAGTCTCAA AATCGCAGAAGTATACGTTTGGGACATACAAGACGAACCTTGGACTCGGTAATGCTCCTCGAAACTAA
- the LOC140232659 gene encoding 2-aminoethylphosphonate--pyruvate transaminase-like — translation MREAIHEDGEWRYKRLFTPGPLGVSLSTKEAMLRDVGSRDTVFIQLLKSVRASLLRIAGVSGDTHTSILMQGSGTFSVEAALTTSIPRENPRILLLVNGAYGKRMIKIVKTFGIPDKDVEVMEFPENEKISPYRVEERLKEGREWTTVAIVHCETTSGVINPITAIGRLVKQYCPDATFIVDAMSSFGAIPIPFEESHIDFLVSSANKCLEGVPGFGLAIIRKGALKKCQGRSRSLSLDLFDQWETFERTGQFRFTPPTHTILAFHQALLELEQEGGVQGRLKRYQENRRILRDGMRELGFREFLDETHEGCIITSYHYPTHPNFDFQDMYRKLSDMDLVIYPGKVTQANCFRIGNIGHLFPDDMRHLLSGVRKVFEEMGIPLPLSA, via the exons ATGCGAGAAG CCATCCATGAAGATGGCGAGTGGAGATACAAGAGACTGTTTACTCCGGGACCTCTCGGGGTGAGTCTCTCTACCAAAGAAGCCATGCTACGTGATGTGGGGTCCAGAGATACGGTGTTCATCCAGCTCTTAAAGTCTGTGCGAGCGAGTCTCCTTCGGATAGCAG GTGTGTCTGGCGATACTCACACAAGCATTCTGATGCAGGGAAGTGGAACGTTCAGCGTAGAGGCCGCTCTAACGACAAGTATTCCACGAGAAAACCCACGA ATTTTGCTTCTCGTCAACGGAGCTTACGGCAAGCGGATGATAAAGATCGTCAAAACTTTTGGAATACCCGACAAAGACGTCGAGGTCATGGAGTTTCCTGAAAATGAGAAGATTAGTCCATATCGTGTGGAGGAAAGACTGAAGGAGGGAAGAGAATGGACCACTGTAGCCATTGTCCACTGTGAAACTACGTCTGGAGTGATCAATCCTATCACAGCTATTGGCAGACTGGTCAAACAATACTGTCCAG ACGCCACGTTTATCGTGGATGCTATGAGCAGCTTTGGCGCCATTCCCATCCCGTTTGAGGAGTCTCATATTGACTTCCTCGTTAGCTCTGCTAACAAGTGTCTGGAAGGTGTGCCAGGCTTTGGACTTGCCATCATACGGAAGGGCGCCCTCAAGAAATGTCAAG GCCGCTCACGAAGTCTCAGTCTGGATCTGTTTGATCAGTGGGAGACCTTCGAACGCACCGGCCAGTTCCGGTTCACTCCTCCGACCCACACCATACTAGCCTTCCATCAAGCCTTGTTGGAACTTGAGCAAGAGGGAGGAGTTCAAGGCAGATTGAAGCG ATATCAAGAGAACCGGAGGATTCTGAGGGATGGGATGAGGGAACTTGGATTCCGAGAATTCCTTGACGAAACTCATGAAGGTTGCATCATTACATCCTACCACTACCCTACCCACCCAAACTTTGACTTCCAAGATATGTACAGGAAACTTAGTGACATGG ATTTGGTGATATATCCAGGAAAAGTGACTCAGGCAAATTGTTTCCGCATCGGAAACATTGGTCACTTATTCCCAGATGACATGCGCCATCTACTGTCAGGAGTCAGGAAAGTATTCGAAGAAATGGGCATTCCTCTCCCACTGTCTGCGTAG